In Nostoc edaphicum CCNP1411, a genomic segment contains:
- a CDS encoding ISLre2 family transposase: MEKYICATLDLSKSLSNFSSQVTKYLELTNITEWNGKILEERERKIRELALILAGQCIAILLYNLSQSQSANQTAMNQTKGWWGGNMQKHGYRTRQILTVGNVLVTLKLPYMVRKNSTASTKNKISTQGVYPLLKWLGMSDGLTPLVWSTVAQYGAITSSFEAACTTLTGWGINLSLKRIERLTYKFGQIGINLRQSKILNRQLGNLAEGNILKDQRVVIAVDGGRSRIRINKKGRKSSKTKRHGFIGKWVEPKLFTIYVVDEQGKKINSSEIPITNDGTYEGYKALLEILEADLVDLGISQAKQVLLIGDGAEWIWIHIPPLLTRLGCPVETYQLFDFYHVTENIKVFADAAFNEEVQSKEWFVKVRKSLKKGKAKSLISQMDELIAVATGERCKIMVTKRNYILDAYRKGRLNYDKAIQKKLPIGSGAIESLIRQVVNLRIKGNSKFWLKENAEIMLHLRCQWIAKSWDNFCASIFNSFIKPETA; this comes from the coding sequence ATGGAAAAATATATATGTGCAACTCTAGATTTGAGTAAATCATTATCAAACTTTTCTTCGCAGGTAACAAAATATTTAGAATTGACGAACATCACAGAATGGAATGGAAAAATTCTTGAAGAAAGAGAAAGAAAGATTAGAGAACTTGCACTTATCTTAGCTGGTCAATGTATCGCGATTTTATTGTATAACCTTTCCCAATCTCAGTCAGCCAATCAAACCGCTATGAACCAAACAAAAGGCTGGTGGGGTGGCAATATGCAAAAACACGGTTATAGAACGCGGCAAATATTAACAGTCGGAAATGTTTTAGTTACTTTAAAATTACCATATATGGTAAGAAAAAATTCAACAGCTTCGACCAAAAATAAAATCTCTACTCAGGGAGTATACCCTTTATTAAAGTGGTTGGGGATGTCAGACGGTCTAACCCCATTAGTATGGTCAACAGTTGCCCAATACGGCGCAATCACTAGCTCATTTGAAGCCGCCTGTACAACTTTGACGGGTTGGGGAATTAACCTTAGTTTAAAACGAATTGAACGTTTGACATATAAATTTGGTCAAATTGGGATCAACTTACGTCAATCTAAAATCTTAAATCGCCAATTAGGGAATTTAGCTGAAGGTAATATTCTTAAAGACCAAAGAGTTGTGATCGCCGTAGATGGTGGTCGGAGTCGAATCCGAATTAATAAAAAGGGAAGAAAAAGTTCCAAAACCAAGCGACACGGGTTTATCGGCAAATGGGTTGAGCCAAAATTATTTACAATTTATGTTGTTGACGAGCAAGGTAAAAAAATAAATAGTTCTGAAATTCCTATTACGAATGATGGCACTTATGAAGGATATAAAGCGCTTTTGGAGATTTTAGAAGCGGATTTAGTTGACTTGGGAATTAGTCAAGCAAAACAAGTATTATTAATCGGGGATGGAGCGGAGTGGATCTGGATACATATTCCCCCACTTTTGACAAGATTAGGATGCCCAGTCGAAACTTATCAGTTATTCGATTTTTATCATGTTACGGAAAATATAAAAGTATTTGCAGACGCAGCTTTTAATGAAGAAGTACAGTCGAAAGAATGGTTTGTAAAAGTTAGAAAGAGTTTAAAAAAAGGTAAAGCTAAATCCTTAATTAGCCAGATGGATGAATTGATTGCTGTAGCTACTGGAGAGCGGTGTAAGATTATGGTAACTAAACGAAATTATATTTTAGATGCTTATCGTAAAGGACGTTTAAATTACGATAAAGCAATACAGAAAAAATTACCTATTGGTAGTGGTGCAATTGAGAGTTTAATCCGCCAAGTTGTCAATTTAAGAATCAAGGGTAACAGTAAATTTTGGTTGAAAGAAAATGCAGAAATTATGTTACATCTGCGTTGTCAATGGATAGCTAAAAGTTGGGATAATTTTTGTGCTTCCATATTTAATTCCTTTATCAAACCAGAAACTGCTTGA
- the mobF gene encoding MobF family relaxase, which produces MLTAANVSSEMAVNYFIKNYYHQGKSRWSGQGAEKLGLSGAVENQQAFKNVISGLSPNGREQLNARVLKPDQRRAALDCTFSTPKSVSLMALVGGDERLIAAHHQALTKVLTLMEQRYAITRVTQGDSRHRVNTANLVVAEFDHIESRSLDPHLHTHCLVMNTTQADGKWMSLVNNEIFANKKFLGMAYQSYLATEVIKLGYEVEPRQHGQFEIKGFKEQDLEAFSKRRQQIIAAGASTTWAEREKIWDNTRQCKQKVTESELKSLWNEEAAALGINFSLPVEPNSFVQDSLSQQTLEDALDNAIAHCSERNVAFKQEDLEKFILSESLFTDVTAIEPLIKQHQELIVLPYVQMQYTTWAAVKRELATIELMQSGQSKVNPICSTPVIESQLDKTSLNLGQRQAVSLAATTTDQFIAWQGVAGAGKTFALKELNAIAFAQGYTIKAFAPSSMAAKVLSEELGIHSETVASLLVSEPAPLIESNQIWVVDEAGLLSAKDAHALLERATLEGARLLLVGDTKQLSAVEAGNPFKSLQQAGIKTAHLNQSNRQRNLDLKIAVDLIADGRVEAGFKQLDTIGSIQEVSADTKLDIIAADYIGLGKEQRARTLVLAGTNVEKLALTQAIRGKLKIEGSLGATANITQLQAKNLTRVQMRYTHNFELGDVVMPTRNYKRRGLEKGKVYEVLSKELDRLILKTSAGTRLEVDTNFDKAVYQRDEIEIAVGDRLQWKKNDRQLQRRNGQEFIVTAIEGDSAQIQYLDSNRTETINLKQAQNLDYALVSTIYSSQGKTTDLALIAADHTIGQESFYVAISRARHNVKLYTKDKSELLELAQESKAKDNALELLMNSLKAERIQAKTASVSPRANEPIVKLEVAIAEPVLKAQPTITEQVSLAVSRPVPLVTTSLETVAKPTPKEKHRDDRKSPVFEKPVLKTAAPTEAFWIPQKQEEVPNFIESKHWQEFESSAIHPEIAALNFESLQFNYAGGEHEAWERLMVSEKLNRTNTGRLSEGLIKAYSHLDAGGWWCDAGVDARSFADLTPGDKPAIKRWGCYKPNTPRPKKDEENQIIEGKFIKYEHPPKVELSIFLLNVSEDIAERIYSKHKVNPTQQERKSGFWYCVWKYNLPCAIAEGAKKAASLLSQGHATIGLPGISAGYRSPKDEFGKKIGKSYLHEELAVFATQGRVFKFCFDYETKPETKLHIERDISVTGRLLQEAGARVKVVSLPGPSKGVDDFIVASGPLAYEKLSHEAKRLRDWQQHNQRFLNAAFPSPPHLTPEQRSIQLEGTGNRERATGNDKLDLLPTHREEEIEKTVACSPLPVPYLLQNKPQVQTHDFNQRQQPNTDTVANREDRAIDPENRAVTNQQPADERANQVIRNESNRETNRDECESREFLAAINRDAELEKVFEHGDDIAGINQSSTDDGLRGQRTEKLSRQINGQDSTIFNRETNYVHSSQPATRQLLNTISDYIEQSAIESALTQTILGLTEQLSQSHQQLVASKTTFNDFETALIQELQSHAQNKAILSISDYIEQSAIESALTQTILGLTEQLSQSHQQLLASKTTFNDFDEAVTAELQSHAQNKAILSISDYIEQSTVESALTQTILGLTEQLSQSHQQLVASKTTFNDFETALIQELQSHAQNKAILSISDYIEQSAIESALTQTILGLTEQLSQSHQQLLASKTTFNDFDEAVTAELQSHAQNKAILSISDYIEQSTVESALTQTILGLTEQLSQSHQQLVASKTTFNDFETALIQELQSHAQNKAILSISDYIEQSAIESALTQTILGLTEQLSQSHQQLLASKTTFNDFDEAVTAELQSHAQNKAILSISDYIEQSAIESALAQAVLGLTEQLSQSHQQLVASKTTFNDFETALTTELQSHVKKRAILSTSNSVEQSATESTLAKTLLAELKLHLKQMIQGLDIERLAEVVMEVGKYVKGEKVTGAKVSELFTSVTTDAKVLTFEEKMNIVRQLIRDDKPLILKRLKINPQQSDDNGEQIRFRR; this is translated from the coding sequence ATGCTAACAGCTGCTAACGTGTCATCAGAGATGGCAGTCAACTACTTCATCAAGAACTACTATCACCAAGGCAAGTCACGCTGGAGTGGTCAAGGTGCAGAGAAGCTTGGTTTATCAGGAGCAGTTGAAAATCAGCAAGCGTTTAAAAATGTCATCTCTGGGCTTTCGCCTAATGGTCGTGAGCAACTTAATGCCAGAGTACTAAAGCCCGACCAACGCAGAGCAGCGTTAGACTGTACATTCTCTACCCCCAAGAGTGTGAGCCTAATGGCGTTGGTAGGTGGAGATGAAAGATTAATTGCCGCGCATCATCAGGCATTAACAAAAGTATTAACGTTGATGGAACAACGTTACGCAATAACTAGAGTGACACAAGGAGATTCTCGTCACAGGGTAAACACAGCTAACTTGGTGGTTGCAGAGTTTGACCACATCGAGAGTCGCTCCTTAGACCCCCATCTCCATACCCACTGCTTAGTCATGAACACAACCCAGGCAGACGGTAAGTGGATGAGCTTGGTCAATAATGAGATATTCGCCAACAAGAAATTCCTGGGTATGGCATACCAAAGTTATCTGGCAACAGAAGTAATCAAGTTGGGGTATGAGGTCGAGCCACGTCAACATGGACAATTTGAGATCAAGGGGTTCAAGGAACAAGACTTAGAGGCGTTTTCAAAACGGCGGCAGCAAATTATTGCGGCGGGTGCATCAACTACATGGGCAGAACGCGAAAAAATCTGGGATAATACTCGGCAGTGCAAGCAAAAGGTAACAGAATCGGAACTCAAATCACTGTGGAATGAAGAAGCTGCGGCACTGGGCATCAATTTCTCTCTTCCTGTTGAGCCAAATAGTTTTGTACAAGATTCTCTTTCACAACAAACTCTAGAAGATGCACTCGATAATGCAATTGCTCATTGTAGTGAGAGGAATGTCGCTTTTAAGCAGGAGGATTTGGAGAAATTCATCCTTTCTGAAAGCCTCTTCACTGATGTGACTGCAATTGAGCCATTGATCAAGCAACATCAGGAGTTAATTGTTCTGCCTTACGTGCAGATGCAATACACAACATGGGCAGCAGTAAAGCGAGAACTGGCTACTATTGAATTAATGCAGTCGGGACAAAGTAAAGTAAACCCTATCTGCTCAACTCCAGTAATTGAAAGTCAGTTGGATAAAACCTCACTAAACCTTGGGCAGAGGCAGGCAGTTAGTCTAGCTGCAACGACGACAGACCAATTCATTGCGTGGCAAGGGGTAGCTGGTGCTGGTAAGACTTTTGCCCTCAAAGAATTAAACGCGATCGCATTCGCCCAGGGCTATACAATCAAAGCTTTTGCCCCTTCATCAATGGCAGCAAAGGTACTGAGTGAGGAACTAGGCATACATTCTGAGACTGTAGCCAGTTTATTGGTGTCTGAGCCAGCACCCCTAATTGAATCAAATCAGATTTGGGTTGTAGATGAGGCAGGTTTACTTAGTGCCAAAGATGCTCATGCCCTGTTAGAGAGAGCTACCCTTGAGGGAGCAAGACTATTACTAGTTGGCGATACCAAGCAATTATCGGCAGTAGAAGCTGGAAACCCATTCAAATCCTTGCAACAAGCTGGCATCAAGACCGCGCACTTAAACCAATCAAATAGGCAGCGTAACCTGGATCTGAAAATTGCAGTAGACCTAATTGCAGACGGGAGAGTAGAAGCGGGATTTAAGCAATTAGATACAATTGGTAGTATTCAGGAAGTATCAGCTGATACGAAGCTAGATATAATTGCTGCTGACTATATAGGATTAGGGAAAGAGCAACGAGCGCGAACTTTAGTACTCGCTGGCACAAATGTAGAGAAGTTGGCACTTACGCAGGCAATCCGAGGCAAGCTAAAAATTGAGGGAAGTTTAGGGGCAACTGCAAACATTACCCAGTTGCAAGCAAAAAATCTTACAAGAGTCCAGATGCGCTACACTCATAACTTTGAACTGGGTGATGTGGTAATGCCGACGCGCAACTACAAGCGCCGGGGTTTAGAGAAAGGCAAGGTCTATGAAGTACTCAGTAAGGAGCTTGATCGGCTAATATTAAAAACCTCTGCTGGGACACGTTTAGAAGTAGATACCAATTTTGACAAAGCTGTTTACCAGCGTGATGAAATTGAGATTGCTGTAGGCGATCGCTTGCAATGGAAGAAAAATGACCGACAGTTACAAAGGCGCAATGGTCAAGAGTTTATAGTCACGGCGATTGAGGGAGATTCCGCCCAAATTCAGTATTTAGATAGCAATCGAACTGAAACTATTAACCTAAAACAGGCGCAAAACCTGGACTATGCCCTTGTCAGCACAATCTATAGTAGCCAAGGTAAAACCACTGACCTAGCCTTGATTGCGGCAGATCACACCATTGGGCAAGAAAGTTTTTATGTGGCGATTAGTCGAGCTAGGCATAACGTCAAACTTTATACTAAAGACAAATCAGAATTGCTGGAACTGGCGCAAGAGTCTAAAGCCAAAGATAACGCCTTAGAATTGCTGATGAATTCCTTAAAAGCGGAACGAATTCAGGCGAAAACTGCCTCGGTCAGTCCAAGAGCTAATGAGCCAATAGTAAAACTTGAAGTAGCAATAGCAGAGCCTGTACTGAAAGCTCAACCAACAATCACAGAACAAGTCTCCTTGGCAGTTAGTCGGCCAGTTCCATTAGTTACGACGAGTTTAGAAACTGTAGCCAAACCCACTCCCAAAGAGAAACATAGAGATGATAGAAAGTCTCCTGTTTTTGAAAAACCAGTATTAAAGACTGCTGCCCCAACAGAAGCATTTTGGATACCTCAAAAGCAAGAAGAAGTACCTAATTTTATTGAATCAAAACACTGGCAAGAGTTTGAATCAAGTGCCATTCACCCAGAAATTGCAGCGCTAAACTTTGAAAGCCTTCAGTTCAACTATGCAGGTGGTGAGCATGAGGCTTGGGAAAGGCTGATGGTTAGCGAAAAACTTAATCGTACAAATACGGGGCGACTTAGTGAAGGGTTAATCAAAGCCTATTCTCACCTTGATGCTGGTGGTTGGTGGTGTGATGCTGGAGTTGATGCGCGTTCATTTGCTGATTTAACACCAGGTGATAAACCTGCAATTAAAAGATGGGGATGTTACAAGCCGAACACACCTAGACCCAAAAAAGATGAGGAGAACCAGATAATTGAAGGGAAATTCATTAAATATGAGCATCCCCCAAAGGTTGAATTAAGTATATTCTTGCTCAATGTCTCTGAAGATATTGCCGAACGCATTTACTCCAAACATAAAGTTAATCCCACCCAGCAGGAGCGCAAATCGGGATTTTGGTACTGTGTATGGAAATATAATTTACCGTGTGCGATCGCAGAGGGAGCCAAAAAAGCGGCCAGCCTGTTGAGTCAGGGTCACGCTACCATTGGGCTACCTGGAATTTCAGCAGGATATCGCTCTCCAAAAGACGAGTTTGGCAAAAAAATCGGTAAGTCCTATCTTCATGAAGAGTTAGCCGTTTTCGCCACACAAGGGAGAGTTTTCAAGTTCTGCTTTGACTACGAAACCAAGCCCGAAACTAAGCTCCATATCGAACGAGATATTTCCGTGACTGGAAGATTGTTACAAGAAGCTGGAGCAAGAGTAAAAGTTGTCAGCTTGCCAGGGCCTTCTAAAGGTGTTGATGATTTCATAGTCGCAAGTGGGCCACTAGCTTACGAGAAATTGAGCCATGAAGCAAAGCGTTTAAGAGACTGGCAACAGCACAATCAACGCTTCTTGAATGCGGCTTTTCCATCACCGCCTCATCTGACACCAGAACAACGTTCTATACAACTTGAGGGAACAGGCAACAGGGAACGGGCAACAGGGAATGACAAATTGGATCTCTTACCAACACACAGGGAAGAGGAAATAGAAAAAACTGTTGCCTGTTCCCCATTACCTGTTCCCTATCTTTTACAAAATAAACCACAGGTACAAACCCATGACTTTAACCAACGACAACAACCCAACACAGATACAGTTGCTAACCGAGAAGATAGAGCAATTGACCCAGAGAATCGAGCAGTTACAAACCAACAGCCAGCAGATGAGCGAGCTAATCAAGTTATTAGAAACGAGTCAAACCGAGAAACTAACCGAGATGAGTGCGAGTCACGCGAATTTCTTGCAGCAATTAACCGAGATGCTGAACTCGAAAAAGTCTTCGAGCATGGAGACGATATTGCAGGAATTAACCAAAGCTCTACAGATGATGGGCTTCGAGGTCAACGAACAGAGAAACTCTCAAGACAAATTAACGGACAAGATTCAACAATTTTTAATAGAGAAACAAATTATGTCCATTCTTCACAACCAGCCACCAGACAACTCTTAAATACAATCTCTGATTATATTGAGCAATCAGCTATCGAGTCTGCTTTAACCCAAACAATATTAGGGCTAACAGAACAACTTTCTCAATCTCATCAACAACTTGTTGCATCTAAGACTACATTCAATGACTTTGAAACAGCCTTGATTCAAGAGTTGCAATCTCATGCACAAAACAAAGCAATTCTGTCAATCTCTGATTATATTGAACAATCAGCTATCGAGTCTGCTTTGACCCAAACAATATTAGGATTAACAGAACAACTTTCTCAATCTCATCAACAACTTCTTGCATCTAAGACTACATTCAATGACTTTGATGAAGCAGTTACGGCTGAGTTGCAATCTCATGCACAAAACAAAGCCATTCTGTCAATCTCTGATTATATTGAGCAATCAACTGTCGAGTCTGCTTTAACCCAAACAATATTAGGGCTAACAGAACAACTTTCTCAATCTCATCAACAACTTGTTGCATCTAAGACTACATTCAATGACTTTGAAACAGCCTTGATTCAAGAGTTGCAATCTCATGCACAAAACAAAGCAATTCTGTCAATCTCTGATTATATTGAACAATCAGCTATCGAGTCTGCTTTGACCCAAACAATATTAGGATTAACAGAACAACTTTCTCAATCTCATCAACAACTTCTTGCATCTAAGACTACATTCAATGACTTTGATGAAGCAGTTACGGCTGAGTTGCAATCTCATGCACAAAACAAAGCCATTCTGTCAATCTCTGATTATATTGAGCAATCAACTGTCGAGTCTGCTTTAACCCAAACAATATTAGGGCTAACAGAACAACTTTCTCAATCTCATCAACAACTTGTTGCATCTAAGACTACATTCAATGACTTTGAAACAGCCTTGATTCAAGAGTTGCAATCTCATGCACAAAACAAAGCAATTCTGTCAATCTCTGATTATATTGAACAATCAGCTATCGAGTCTGCTTTGACCCAAACAATATTAGGATTAACAGAACAACTTTCTCAATCTCATCAACAACTTCTTGCATCTAAGACTACATTCAATGACTTTGATGAAGCAGTTACGGCTGAGTTGCAATCTCATGCACAAAACAAAGCCATTCTGTCAATCTCTGATTATATTGAGCAATCAGCTATCGAGTCTGCTTTAGCCCAAGCAGTATTAGGATTGACAGAACAACTTTCTCAGTCTCATCAACAACTTGTTGCATCTAAGACTACATTCAATGACTTTGAAACAGCATTGACAACTGAGTTGCAATCTCATGTAAAGAAGAGAGCTATTTTATCCACCTCTAACTCTGTTGAGCAATCAGCTACTGAGTCAACCTTAGCTAAAACATTACTAGCAGAATTAAAGTTGCATCTCAAACAGATGATTCAGGGTTTAGATATTGAAAGATTGGCAGAAGTAGTTATGGAAGTAGGAAAATATGTCAAAGGTGAAAAGGTAACAGGAGCAAAGGTCAGCGAGTTATTTACGAGTGTTACAACTGATGCAAAAGTATTGACTTTTGAGGAAAAAATGAACATCGTTAGGCAACTGATTAGAGATGACAAACCATTGATTCTGAAGAGATTGAAAATAAATCCTCAACAGTCAGATGACAACGGGGAGCAGATCCGGTTTCGGCGCTAA
- a CDS encoding type II toxin-antitoxin system antitoxin SocA domain-containing protein: MLDKLIKYFVYATKGYITKTQLIKFLYLADLYSVKWTGKQLTDLDWCYYQFGPWNEGIDAALNEMNGKEIIQESQYNATYIRPVNQAAQADDLDIPLSIKFVLDNIRREWAGSDKLNQLLEYVYSTAPMLEAKNTHRPEEKARLNLQAEREKLVSELGL, from the coding sequence ATGTTGGATAAACTAATAAAATATTTTGTCTACGCGACAAAAGGGTATATTACAAAAACACAACTGATCAAGTTTTTGTATTTAGCTGATCTTTACTCTGTTAAGTGGACAGGAAAGCAGCTGACTGATCTAGATTGGTGTTATTATCAATTTGGCCCTTGGAATGAGGGTATAGATGCTGCTTTAAATGAAATGAATGGGAAAGAGATTATTCAAGAGTCTCAGTATAATGCAACATATATTAGACCTGTGAATCAAGCTGCTCAGGCAGATGATTTGGACATACCTCTCAGTATTAAGTTTGTACTGGATAATATTCGGAGAGAGTGGGCTGGCTCAGATAAACTGAATCAGTTACTAGAGTATGTATATAGCACTGCTCCAATGCTGGAAGCAAAAAATACCCATAGACCAGAAGAAAAAGCTAGACTTAACTTACAAGCAGAAAGAGAAAAATTAGTCAGTGAATTAGGATTGTAA
- a CDS encoding ParM/StbA family protein, translated as MADLIISFDPGASLSRVFFTLDSSKPELLLMEPYTALIPKQSLLSYEEDAIGVSSPENSAWIEYNQQCWGIGLICQRFFADLKLEQPKFELAIYKTLAVVGAIAQKKSLANGASIRLGILFPYGEYSDRKLFEISITGALLNFKWRGEKRSFKLVEFVCRPEGFGLLSRGRTTTHNLRSRKVAVVMIGFRNASILIMDKGAMTSGVTEDLGFHKLVSSVQRRVAGQKPLSLAAAISAAGSKINLKALLPLVRVEDALLQELEIQSIKSAISIAREEYWAVLSSYLHRYIPSDIDEIIFAGGTAHYFKSELNRLFPRPEKISCDALEYLVQQEFLSEKPKSDLSFRLTDNYGFFSYLCKNSQQVVNHA; from the coding sequence ATGGCAGATTTAATAATCTCATTCGATCCGGGAGCATCGTTGAGTAGAGTTTTTTTTACTCTAGATTCAAGTAAGCCGGAGTTGCTTTTGATGGAACCCTACACAGCATTAATCCCGAAACAAAGCCTTTTAAGTTATGAGGAGGATGCGATTGGTGTATCTTCTCCAGAAAATTCAGCTTGGATTGAATACAATCAGCAATGCTGGGGTATAGGATTAATTTGTCAGAGGTTTTTTGCAGATTTGAAGTTAGAGCAGCCAAAATTTGAGCTAGCGATTTATAAAACCTTGGCTGTAGTGGGTGCTATAGCCCAAAAGAAGTCGTTAGCCAACGGTGCAAGTATTCGTCTGGGCATCTTGTTTCCTTACGGAGAATACTCGGATCGCAAATTATTTGAGATATCGATTACAGGCGCTCTGCTCAACTTTAAATGGAGAGGTGAAAAACGCTCTTTCAAGCTAGTGGAGTTTGTTTGCCGCCCTGAAGGATTTGGATTGCTCTCACGAGGACGTACAACTACTCATAATTTGCGTTCACGGAAAGTAGCGGTGGTGATGATTGGCTTTCGCAATGCCTCTATTTTGATTATGGATAAGGGTGCGATGACAAGTGGAGTTACAGAAGACTTAGGGTTTCATAAGTTAGTATCATCAGTACAGCGTCGGGTAGCTGGACAAAAACCTCTGTCTCTTGCGGCTGCTATTAGTGCTGCTGGTTCCAAAATAAATCTAAAAGCCTTATTACCTTTAGTTCGAGTCGAAGATGCTTTGCTACAAGAATTAGAAATTCAATCAATCAAATCAGCAATCAGTATTGCTCGTGAAGAATATTGGGCAGTGCTTTCAAGTTATTTGCATCGTTATATTCCATCAGATATTGATGAGATTATCTTTGCTGGTGGAACTGCCCACTATTTCAAGAGTGAATTGAATCGATTATTTCCACGTCCTGAAAAAATTTCCTGTGATGCCTTGGAATATTTAGTACAGCAAGAATTTTTATCTGAGAAACCTAAATCAGATTTATCCTTTCGCTTAACTGATAACTACGGTTTTTTCTCCTATCTTTGTAAAAATTCTCAACAGGTCGTAAATCATGCCTGA
- a CDS encoding type II toxin-antitoxin system PemK/MazF family toxin gives MAGQRPRQGWIYSINPYRVSLRCKLGHVHIYNLDEPGEVECQTCTENINSSRVFRGIHPYIIWTSDKFQDESGYIATFSVIPLTSQGTFNGLPTTYPINSTSRNGLDKSSYALVHQICTVDANCFKGSSANWLERIGQLDKADKEAIEERLKYFLNIQENPSEDWFAQNASPEFLKKIFDYLPEDTKNLVIEELINNLDSYRTNI, from the coding sequence GTGGCTGGACAAAGACCTAGACAAGGTTGGATCTATTCCATAAATCCCTATAGGGTATCTCTTCGTTGCAAACTGGGTCATGTCCATATTTATAATTTAGATGAGCCAGGTGAAGTAGAATGTCAAACTTGCACTGAGAATATTAATTCAAGTAGGGTTTTCAGAGGGATACATCCTTATATCATCTGGACAAGCGATAAATTTCAAGATGAATCTGGATATATAGCAACATTTTCCGTTATTCCTCTGACTTCACAAGGAACATTTAACGGTTTACCAACTACATATCCAATTAACTCTACAAGTAGAAATGGTCTTGATAAAAGTTCATACGCTTTAGTTCATCAAATATGTACTGTTGATGCTAATTGCTTTAAAGGCTCATCAGCCAATTGGTTAGAGAGAATTGGACAATTGGATAAAGCAGATAAAGAAGCTATAGAAGAACGTTTAAAATATTTTTTGAATATTCAAGAGAATCCTAGTGAAGACTGGTTTGCTCAAAATGCGTCTCCAGAATTTTTGAAAAAAATCTTTGATTATCTACCTGAAGATACAAAAAATTTAGTAATAGAAGAATTAATTAACAATTTAGACTCATATAGGACTAATATTTGA